The genomic DNA CGATAATTACGgattcagtggctttggtgttagcatttctttcggctgagaatgaaattcGACAAATGAATGATTTGCCATTGGCCGATTTTGGTCgttacctgaaagacttcttctgtcggtaaagacaaagtcaataaatgagaattttgtaaattgaaaattacgactattgttgtttttgtaatcatgattcaatgCAGTTTTCCATCTTACGATTGTTAGTCGGCGATTGTCAATTCATTTATTATCATTCATAAAGGAAGACGGCTTTTCCGCACAGTAAAGGGCtcttgtgtttatatgataaacaaaataatacatggtttcttgtagatatggaatttctcttctcgtgttcaactcgacatctcactcgttcgctgcgctcactcgtgagctatcgagttaaacactcgaagagaaattccatatctacgcgcgtcCATATGTTATTCTCTATTTAACAACCGAGTTGctaatttaaattggccaccgttaaggaTTTCCAAACTCgttacggtagccaattttaattatcaattcagtttacAAAACCAACTTATCTTATGCAATCAGGGGTGAATTTCGACAATGACTTTTATCAGGGACTTTCTTGTAGACCATTTCTACTGAGCCATCTGCTcgcgaaagaaattttttcacttttaaacaCCTCCatgttaaaagttaaaatacgTTTATTCCGCTAGAAAGACTTAACATTCCCGGGTCAAATTCTCCACCCAAGAAGAGCAAGGTTAAAATTCCCCACCCCTGGGCATAGACGACCATGGATGATATAAACATTCATATTatcctctttttctttatcactCCAGCAGTAATGACAGTAACAGTAATGACCAGTCAAAATAGGATAGGAAAGGTTCGTGTGGTCTTACAGGAGCAAATCCTCAAACTGACTTACGAGAAAATGACTATTCCATGCATTTATTCAGTTAAGCATATATTATCTTCGGCGTGCCTTATCTTCTCGTAAGCGTAGGCAACGTTCAGAACAGTGGCCTCGTCAAACTTTCTTCCCACAATCATCATACCAACTGGTAAGCCGTCACTGAAGCCGGCGTTGATTGACAGGGCTGGGTGTCCTGTGACATTGAAAGGTGCAGTGTTTAGGCCAATGTAAGAAACTTTCCTCAAATAATCTGAAAGAGAACGAGTCTAGTTAATCCTTGATTGTAACTAGAATCTAATTAAGGTCACTGTCATCAAAATAGGGTGCCTTCCGGAAACATCGTTCCCCACGCGCTACTTTGAAggaaaacatggaaaattatATATCACTGAGAGTGAAGTATAGGTTgcgaaaataacaaatttttaatagtttttgtCTCGGGCAAGCCTTTGAACACCAAACTGACGCCGATTGCTTAGCTGAAGTACCAGCCTCTGCGCCGGTTACAGCGGCCATCCAAAAAACTGGACTATGTTACTCAGCAGATAATAGAGTAACCAATTAAAGTGTGTGGAAAATAATAGGAAAAATCTCGGTTGCTGCTACAGATTCTATTTGTAATAATAATTGGACTGAGTGGAGAGCAATTTGGTCCATAACCATACACATGATTTGAAATCATAAGAACGATTTAAAAGATTTGAAATCATAAGTTTGATTAAGAGGTTAtagttattttctcttgatatgATTTCTGTCCAATGTTTATACACCACACAAAGTTCAATTACCCTTTTGCTACAAccattaatttattaattatagGAGTTATTCAAAACATACATTTATTGATCAAGTACCACTAGAATTTCAACTGACATTCGCTTGCCTAGTACTGAAGCGGTTTATAAAGTCAGCGGAACCGGAATTCTGAGAAATTtgattgattcatttttttttaccgatcaaagtgctctgtgagcaaactcgtgaattgacacatgattttttagattatgtttaatgttatctggtttagggaattttgtggttgattgtcatatctagagtacgagcagtagttcagtgttcgctaatgtagcaaagaaacaaagtaacgttgggataagaaggcattacaattgaaatgatcatgctattgcatttgacaaggtggatgatgtcatgtgttttaaacgtctatcatttttgtttctggttctaAAGAAAAGGTTGGCAGTAAATatgggtgaaaagtgaaatttactgtctttcgttgtaaatattagaaaatcaaggcaatgctgtcttaatgaaaacattaacgattccctctttatcaaatgagacaaacgggaacgagttttgagtgatataactaataccccgttcacaccaaagcttaaacatgtttaaatcttgttttactaAACTGGTTTTATTAAACTACCTGTTCACACCGCGGGCGCGTGTAGCCAAACATGTTTAAAACCGTGTTTAATAAAACTACCTATATGAGGTTGTTTAACTTTCGTGTTTAACTAAATACATTAAAGATGGCGGTTGCCAAAAAAACCCGCGGAAGGATTTGGGAAAACCAGGAAACGTTATTGTTACTACAGAAGTGGGGGGACGAAAATATACAAATGAAGTTAATATCTTGTACCAGAAAGAGGCCTATATGGcaagaaataagtgattttaTTCGAGCGGCAGGCTACGAAGACCGTGATGAAGATGCCTGCAAAACAAGAGTACACACATTAGTAAGTGCGTATCGCTCCTACAAAGACGAATGTGAGAAGACCGGAAACGGGACTCCAAAGAGGAAGCCGGCGTTTTTCGACGAAGTCGATGAATTTCTCTCAAAAAAACCATGTACCAAACCGAAGGTTGtggtaaattcttcaaaaattatcattgagGCGGACAACGaagaagaagacaatgaaaaaattaagaacgatgAACCAAACGAAGAGTTACCTTCCTTCAGCGGCGGCACCAGCGTCggcagcaacaacaaaacagccGGCAAATTTCCTCAACCGAACAAGGGTGAATGTTTGACAGGTGagctttgaaaactttcgcTGATTGGAGGGTCAGACAATAggccaagaaaatgtttcaatatcGGCGCCTACGTTGTCTGTAATCTCTAACaaaatttcttgataattttactTCCAAGATGAGTGgagttgaacaaaaatattgagaTAAGTATTGGCTCAAACTTTAACTTCTGCCTTTAAAGATTTCTTGTATTCTTTCACAGAAAGAACAACAGATGCTGGCAAGCCATTTTTCAAACCCGCTACGAAGAAGCGGAAGGTGTCAACGACGGATGCCTTAACACAAATTGACAAGGCGTTGGAGGCATTTGTTTCCTATCAACAAGCTGCTGATAGGAGTTTTCTTGCCGCAGAGGAGGCTCGTGAAAGACGAGAAGAAGAAAGGGAGGAgagaagaaggaaggaagaccAGGAGTTTCTGCTGAAATTGGCGCAGGTACttcgaaaataaaaagaacgtgtcttcaacaatttaatttgcgATCGTACCTGCGACAGTTTCAGTTGGTTTAGTTTTCGGCTTTATTTATGTTGTAAGTTGAACGATGTTTCACGAAATCTAATGGCCGATTCCCAGTCGTTGGAGAAGgtgcaagaaaaagaagaaaactatatTGAACTTAACGCTTAGATCATTGATGTTGACATGCTCTGgttaacttttctttacttgaactAATTGTCTTCTATAGTTGTCTTCAATtgaatatgcttttttttttctttgagaaaataaaaatcgtttttttcctttaagtgttatttttaattttccggCAGAGCCTAGTTGTTCAGAGGCCGATTAAcactaacccagggttaaattttgattcagcttctttatttctttattcaggagtcttttttgggataattttcccTATTCCTTTTAGACCAtctaatcatcaaattgtagacaaaaaaaaaagaaaatggatttctttttaaattttcatatttgaaatcaaatttcacactaaccctgggttaagtTAAGCCACCTTTGAACGACCTGGCCcagagtatttaaaaaatgctccggaaaattaatgaaataaatgaatatttttgtgcaCAGTGGTTAGGatcttttggaaaaattgatttaatatttgaaataaagttttgatccacctttaaaatgatgaaatttgtttctgaggtTCCATCAGTTGTTCAGAGAGAGAGGGTCAAATGAATGATGTCTTTTAAGTCTCCTTGATAAATTTACAACAGAGAGCTCTGTGTTTGTTTGCTTAATTATTCTTTCTTGTAAGGGACTAACCAAAAAAGTCTGGTGTATAATTACACAGTCACTTGCAATGGAACAAGAGCAAAAAGTTAGtgaattaaattagttttgCTGACATTAATGCCAGCTGAGGCCATGTCACTGAGTGAGTAGATCTCCTTGCTATTCGAACTGAACACTTTGATCGAAAAGCTGAGATTGTCCCCCTCCTTCTTTATGCCTACATCTAATACTCAGAGAGGAAGATGCAAGTCTTGCACTCAAATTAGTATTTTATGTGAACATGTAGTATGCATGGCTAAATTAGCATATGTCACACCATGGGTTTCAAACTACTCCCTAATTTTTTAGCATAATTTCAGTGCTAATATGTTTATTTCAGATGTGAAATGGCAAACTTGCAATGACTGCATCTTTAATTGTTCTGAGATGGTGTCcaggttttgaaatgttcaaaaaaaaTGTGGGGGTTTCCAAGAACACCACAGACAATCAAAGTTTGTCatcagtaattttaatttacacaattgacaatttacttttcaaatctCATTTATACAACTGTAATTACAAATGGAACACTGTTTGACCCTCTTAGAGGAGTGTCCTTCAAAAGATCTTGACTCTTCCATTATTTATGAAACTATTTGCACTGTATACAATAAACCTTAAAGGGAGAAAGTATTCATATAAACGACTTTTTTGAGCTAGAGGTGCAAACTCTTTGATGGATTATTTGCCTGTGAGAGATGCTTATGTTGAACACTCATGTTCAAGTGATGCATGTGACAATGAATATTTATATTAAGAATCTTTTAATTGCATCTCTTATTGCAACAGCATTTGTGTTCTGCCTTTGATTTGGATCACCTGGACAAACTCCAGCATGAATGTGAATATCATTGAGCCATTGGTCATCAAAAGACTCGTTTCGCATCTCACAATAATTATGTAAAACACAACACGCTGCGATGACATTGCAggcattttcaacttttaagtCCAGTCTCTTCCCAATGCTTCTGAACCTTCCCTTCAATCGACCAAAGGCATTTTCAACAACTACTCTAGTCGTGCTGTGTTTTATGTTGAAACTGCGTTCCTCCGGGGTAAGATTTCCACGATCAATATATGGTTTCATCAGCCAATTGCTGAGAGCATAAGCTGAGTCACCTAATATCAGGGGAGGAACTTGTACACCAGATATCATCACCGACATATCGAGCGGAAGAAAAGCTCTGGCACAACACAAGGCAAACAATGGAGAGTTCTTGAAGACACGTGCGTCGTGTACTTTACCCGGCCATCCAACACATATATCAAGAAATAGATAATTACAATCTACTAGCCCCTGAAGGATTAATGAGTGGAATCCCTTC from Pocillopora verrucosa isolate sample1 chromosome 10, ASM3666991v2, whole genome shotgun sequence includes the following:
- the LOC136283908 gene encoding uncharacterized protein: MAVAKKTRGRIWENQETLLLLQKWGDENIQMKLISCTRKRPIWQEISDFIRAAGYEDRDEDACKTRVHTLVSAYRSYKDECEKTGNGTPKRKPAFFDEVDEFLSKKPCTKPKVVVNSSKIIIEADNEEEDNEKIKNDEPNEELPSFSGGTSVGSNNKTAGKFPQPNKGECLTERTTDAGKPFFKPATKKRKVSTTDALTQIDKALEAFVSYQQAADRSFLAAEEARERREEEREERRRKEDQEFLLKLAQVLRK